A genomic region of Colletotrichum destructivum chromosome 5, complete sequence contains the following coding sequences:
- a CDS encoding Putative RNA recognition motif domain, nucleotide-binding alpha-beta plait domain superfamily: MASGLPIATVYVRNLEERVKVDLLKGALLQIFSEYGNVIEIVAKTNLKAKGQAFVVFADPEAARKAIEEVQGFELFEKPMQLALARTRSDATVKTAGDDEEFELHKRRRLAEKDKKKAYEAAEEQKRLKRPGPSGAAAQDNRPVKAARGTGLKSTNPSTTAVIPDEYLPPNKILFVQNLPEDYDVDAVTSIFGRFEGFREVRLVPGRRGIAFVEYEGEQGAITAKENTAGMVLGDSHTIKVTYQRQ; encoded by the exons ATGGCCTCCGGTCTCCCCATCGCCAC GGTATACGTGCGAAACCTTGAGGAGCGCGTCAAAGTCGACTTGTTGAAGGGCGCGCTGCTCCAGATCTTCTCTGAGTACGGCAATGTCATCGAGATTGTTGCCAAGACGAATCTGAAGGCGAAAGGACAAGCTTTTGTTGTCTTTGCCGACCCTGAAGCCGCGCGTAAAGCCATCGAGGAGGTTCAAGGCTTTGAGTTGTTTGAGAAGCCTAtgcagctcgccctcgcACGCACAAGAAGCGATGCGACCGTCAAGACGgctggcgatgatgaagaatTTGAGCTGCATAAGCGTCGTCGTCTAGCTGAAAAAG ACAAAAAGAAGGCCTACGAGGCTGCTGAGGAGCAAAAGCGCCTCAAAAGGCCCGGCCCAAGCGGCGCTGCTGCACAGGACAACCGTCCTGTCAAGGCCGCTCGCGGCACTGGCCTCAAATCCACGAATCCCTCTACGACGGCTGTCATCCCCGACGAGTATCTACCTCCGAACAAGATTCTCTTCGTGCAAAACTTGCCCGAGGATtacgatgtcgacgccgtcacAAGCATATTTGGTCGTTTCGAGGGATTCCGCGAGGTCAGATTGGTACCAGGCCGCCGCGGTATCGCTTTCGTCGAGTACGAGGGCGAACAGGGGGCCATCACGGCAAAGGAAAACACTGCGGGCATGGTCCTCGGAGACTCGCATACTATTAAGGTCACATACCAGCGGCAATAG
- a CDS encoding Putative ATPase, V1 complex, subunit D: MSGAPDREAVFPTRQSLGIMKAKLKGAETGHSLLKRKSEALTKRFREITRRIDEAKRKMGRVMQIASFSLAEVTYAVGGDIGYQIQESARSARFRVRTKQENVSGVLLPAFESYVTEGNNDFGLTGLGKGGQQVQRCRETYARAVEALVELASLQTAFVILDEVIKVVNRRVNAIEHVIIPRTENTIKYINSELDELDREEFYRLKKVANKKQRDTAATDAEIKAKKAANAAEERGDAPGPNDLLAAEEDNDVIF; this comes from the exons ATGTCTGGTGCTCCT GACCGAGAGGCCGTGTTTCCCACGCGCCAGTCGCTGGGAATCATGAAGGCGAAGCTCAAGGGTGCTGAAACAGGCCACAGTCTGCTCAAGCGAAAGAGCGAGGCCCTGACCAA ACGATTCCGAG AGATAACAAGAcgcatcgacgaggccaagcgCAAGATGGGACGTGTGATGCAAATtgcctccttttccttggccGAAGTTACGTATGCCGTAGGCGGTGATATCGGCTATCAGATACAGGAGTCGGCGCGATCAGCTCGGTTCCGGGTGCGCACCAAACAGGAGAATGTTTCGGGTGTTCTGCTCCCTGCCTTCGAGAGCTACGTGACTGAAGGAAACAACGACTTCGGCCTGACCGGACTGGGCAAAGGTGGTCAGCAGGTCCAGCGCTGCCGCGAGACATATGCCCGTGCTGTGGAGGCCTTAGTCGAGCTTGCGAGTCTTCAG ACTGCGTTTGTTATCTTGGATGAAGTCATCAAGGTTGTTAATCGACGTG TGAATGCGAT CGAGCACGTCATCATTCCCAGAACAGAGAACACCATCAAGT ACATCAACTCGGAATTGGACGAACTGGACCGAGAAGAGTTCTACAGACTGAAAAAG GTAGCGAACAAGAAACAGAGAGATACCGCCGCCACAGATgcagagatcaaggccaaAAAGGCCGCCAATGCAGCAGAGGAGAGGGGTGATGCGCCCGGGCCAAACGACCTTCTCGCGGCAGAGGAAGACAACGATGTTATTTTCTGA